GGGTTtataatagatttttttattttgatttgaattCATAATCACAGTGTATTCACtgtgtaaaatattgtttatgtaAGTTAAGTATACAACCTAATTCTGTTATAATATTAAATCAAATCATAATTTAACCATTGTACGAATGTCTGCAAACTGCTACGAATTAAATACGTAACTGTATTGTATGTATGGCATACATGCATTGTGGAAAAATAATCGAAGCTTATGCCCAAATCCATTTATGTAGGCAGTTGTATACTATTTTGGGAACAGAAACTTAAACAGGTGTAACGAATAATGGTCATACAAATTTAAAGCTTagctcatttattttttttgttttgctttttgataAAGTACTTTATACGTAATTGAGTGTCCAAATTCATAGCCAAATCCAAAGTATGGAGCaaagttttctgttttatttttattttttacaatcaGCATAACGTGAAACGTGAAAAAgcgtaacaaaaacaacatactGTGCAGTACTTTTACACAAGCCTTTGTTATTGGGCGGATGTTTGTCATCTGTGCTACCGCGTTTGTTGCTTTCGGGGTTAGATATATTCTGCAGATGCTCGTGTATCCGTTTAAGACACATTTGGAGATGGAAAGCGCAAAGCAGTTACACTTGACTTGGCGCTTTTCACTGGCTACCGATCCAGTGCCACGCATGCAATATAGACCTGCCCAAAGTCCATGGCCTGTAACAGACAGCTCCTTGAGTATATTGAGTCTTTCACACTGCACAACGTCGCGTAGGGGAGCGTTCCAAGCGGCGGGGCCCAACGCTACCTGAGCTGAACCTACATGAAGGCCCTAGAGCTGTTGGTAGATCGGCTGTACGCGGGAGCTTTCGACATACTCCTAAAATAGAGCACCAATACTCAGAGACTGTGGACATCGTGACGACGACGTGAAGGAAAGCCCGATTGCTCGTTCCTTACCATGGACGTTTTCACTGGAGGCTCTGAGGCAACATTGCGGTCTACTGAAGCAATAGAAGTCAGTAGTGCGTGCGTGCAGTTCGCCGCAACGGacttcatccatttttttgttcatatatTGTAAAGACTCTCTCCTTTCCTTGCCAAGGCTTTGGAAAACAGAGCCCCTCTctctatatacatatatatatatatccaGTTGGTCGTCGTTGAAGTGAAGTTCCCATTTTTCATCACCATGGACGACGTTTTGTGATTTCTACTGCTAGTTAtgcacatttttcattttcttcctcGTTGCTCACACTGCCCAACCCTCGTGCGGCGCAGATAACTATCTGAGGCAGTTTCTATTTCTTATACCCCTCTTTAAAGCCGAAGCTGTTTGGCTGGATGGCTCCTCGCTTTGGAAATACTTCAAAGAGCAAGAAAAGTGGTGAGGGTAGGCATGCACTAAATACGCGGTGTGAATTGTGAAACAGCTCCATCGGTCATTCGGAGGGGCCCGGCTAAAGCTACGAAGTGGCTGGCGCATGGTCGACCAATCTGGCAACTACCAACAGAAAACCAACTTACCGAGGTCCGGGAGAGCAGCAGTAGGTTGATTCACTATGTTGAAAGCTCGTTCCTTCGCCATCGTGATCATCGCTGGCGGTGCCACCGCTTTGGCAATCGTGCAAGCCTTCGAGAGAGGAGGAAACTGGGAAAGAATTAATTATGAAGCCACCGACCGAACGAGGACAGGTCGAACGTGTGCATCAGACCTCGGTAACGCAGCCTGGTTGTGTGTTGGTGCGATTGTGTGGCAATGGTTTCGCTGAAAACAACACCCCAACCCTTGGCTGCTCATATTCTTATGCGTCCAGGGCTATATGATCAACAGCTGATTGAGTGTTTGGCGGAATGACCGATGCTAGAGCAAATGGTGTCAGAAATTTGGTAGTTAAGTGTTAATGTATGAACAATATGTTCTGATTCATAAACAGAAATACTGCTACTATAGTTGAAATATacacaaaagcaaatattGGCGATGTGATAAATTGAGCTAAGGAACAAATTTCTAAATAGTTTGAATATAGTTTTGTTGGTATCTTAAATTAGTAAATGAATAAATGGTAAAATGTGTATCCATTCTATGTTACTTAAACAAGTCATCGAATGTAACTTGTAAATCGGAACTAGTAATGATTGTTCCTAACAGCAAAACACCCCTCTAAGCGTATGCTGCTATGATTTTTTCGCTCTCTAGGGCCAGTTTGAATGCACACAGTCTTCAGCGCAAGGCCACACATCACTTTACCGTTTTGGGCAAGGTACCCTATGGGGTAAGCAGTACGGCGATTCAACCAACAGGTTGTTGCACCGAGCTAATTGGGACACCGACGCAGCATTGCGGTGCAGGCGCACGGTATTAGTAGCACTCAGTGAATGCAATAGCAGACAAACGAAGGTGAACGGATTACGGGACAACACTTGTTCAACGATGGGCTAGAAGGCGAGAAATGTGCATTCAAACAACCAGGGCAGACGCAAGCGTACGCAATTGACGCGTCAGGCGTGAGTGGGATTAAGttcgaaacaaacacaacgtTGCAGGGCAGCTCGTCTGTTTTTAGTTTCCACTTAATATCGCTGTTTAGATAACACTGTCATATGAATGATATGAAAGTATAAGTATTGATTATGTTACACGATGCTGAACAAtaatttgaattgttttaaacaaatatggTTTACCTGATATCGTATTTGATATCAGCCATTAAACATATGTAAGATACATTTTTACTATTCTCTATCCAATCGTTTGTGatggattttttaattttaattgctgtgtcattttaattcattgaatatttattttagcttATTTATCCGGTTATTTTGACTAAAATTTGCAATTTATGAACTACGTATGGTGttgtttgcataattttgaTACACAAATCATTATTGCATTGTTTTGAAGCAaccaaacatttttgaaatttatgaaacatgattttgaaaattaaaataaaatgccgACGAACCAAACGAAAATTTTCGTTAAACTGATCATTtactaaataaattcaattgagATTTCATTAGAATACCTTCATTTTCAACTTTATGTCCTGTGTGTACGTAAATCATTTCTTATCAACCACGTATATGCTATCTGACACGATGGTATCATCTTTTGGGTGGAGTGAATTACTGCGCTTTAGTATGATGTGCTGATTCATGGGAATCGCGCAATCCCACCGGCCTACAGTTGCGGTACTGGAGAAAGCAGGGCTGAAACACAGGTGAACTACTACCACATTTTGATGTGCAAGTCTACTGCACCTCGCCCCCAATTTTCTTGCTGAATCCATCCACCGGATGGTTGCTGgactggttttgttttcgtttggcTATGCTGCGGCAACCAACACTTGGTTGATGTTGGCCGGATCGGATTCACGCTTCTTCATTGGAAGCATACAGCATATGTTTCAGTAAAATGTTGACCTAGTCCGCAATAGGTGACCCGTTTATGAGTGGACTCGATTCGGTTAAAAGCATTCGGACGAGGCACAAACCCTCTATTTCAGGAAGCCTCTGCCAGTCGGCGATGATTATGTAAATATATGAACTTTCAAGTATGGTGTGATTGAGTTTTTGCTTACAATTCATTCCAACGATGCAAATTAACATTGATAGTGACATGTGTCAGCGTGGTTTTATACacaatttgtttaataaatttggCCCTGCACGTATCGATTATACTTACATTATCAGAAACAGTAGTACATATTCCATTCAGTTTGTTTGATAATCACTCAATtattcaactcaaaaataagaaatattttcagAAAATAGATTGCGCGAGGCTATAGCCTCCGATGTTTTGGCTCCGATTtgttcattgatttttttaatagtggTAAATTGAATAAAGTTGCATTGCGTAACTAAGTGAGCACAatcgttaataaaaaaatcttttaacaaATAGTCAACAATATTAATGAACTTCGTGTCCATGATACGCCTACTTACAAAACAGACCGTGTAGCCGGTCATCTTAACGACGCACTTTCCCTTTACACTGAAACACTGGATACCTGCAACACGTGTCTTTAGTTATATCTTtcgtatattttttaaaatcttttttcgTCTTTGAAGCATgaatcaaaatttattttgctatcaaaaggcttttaaaaatatgatgtaaaattaaaatatttagtgAAAGATAACagaatcccaattggttgacAAATGCTCGTATTCATATTgcaattgaataaattaatatagGTTTATATTGAAGTGGTTTTGTACATGTTCGTAAAGAAACCATCGGCACAGGCTGCTTCAAaagtataaattattatttgcaaCGTCTATTTAATCTCTCATAATCTTTAGTTGTATACAaacaataaatgataaaagttaaataatgaaataaggAAATTTTATATTGATATAATTCAATCTAGCGTTTTGAGGTGTATTCTAATATTTCAgagattatttataaaatctcTTCAAATCATCGTTATGTATACTGACTACTCGGAAATGTGGTAATAATAAGCCTACTAAGCCACAATGTGTCAGCCATAACCAATGGGCCTGCTAACAAACCCTGACCGGGAGGACGTATAGATAGGTAGCCGTACTTTTGCACTAGTCCAAAACTGCACCTATCTTGGATCAAAGgccagcatcagcaacaacaatgaTATTGAGATATGGGCTAGGTTGTTTAACTCCCAACCGGCCTTTCCACAATCCGAGGAAACCTCTCCATTTAAAACACCGTTCGCGACGAAGCTGGAATCCTGTAGAATCTATTTAGTTCCAGTACTCAGAAACGCCTTTCATACATGGACTTTGTCAAATAATCATGAAACCCTCTTAACCGCGTTCGAGAGGAAGATCAGAAAGCTGTTTGGCCCCGTGTGTGTGGAAGGACAATGGAAAAATCGCTGTAACGACGATTTCTAAGAGTTGTGCTCATGAGTAGCTCTTTATTGAGCATGAGCATGAGTACCGGGGCGGACCGGTGgcgcatgtgataaacggcgcctgACTATGGACTGACTATGGACTGACTATaaatggactgactatcctgctacgtggtaaaataagtcttaatacggccaggccgttctaaccgagcaaaaaaaaaagaatagctCTCTATCGCACAGCGAATTCAACTCGCCAGTCTCTGGGGGGCTGGTCAAGTCATTAtaatgacaccggacgacccAGCCCATAAGGTCCTTTTAGGTCGTCCACATGGACAGAGGAGAGATAGTAAGCTCAAACTGATATGGATTGAtggcgaaggaaagaaaaacacttcgATAAATGTTTCCAGTGTAATTGAATCAACTCTCCATTTTATCCCATATTGTATcccatttttgtttgcgatttCTCTGACCTAATTATAAGGATGATCACTTATGGGTGTTTCTACGAAGCAACACATCTTTTATAGTGTATAAATGTGTGATCATATATACTCATTCATTACTTCAAATTTGTATTTACACattaccttttttgtgttgcttatTTGTATTTCtcactctctatctctcttttcttggcttaacgatctctaaggtcataccggccatttctgacttactagTCAAACCTGTGTTGGGGTAAGAGGTGggacttatcatcatcatcatcatcctacAAAAAAGTTCATGTAAATTGTAAGCGATGAaaggatttaaataaaacagtgGGAAACGCTGATATAAACGATTTTGACAAATGAAACTAATCACTACTCAATGAGAGACATTTCATActacaaaaagcaaacgaaatctAACATAATCGaaccgtttttgttgttgtttttttcagaAGCAGTACCGATCATTCGCCTAAATTGAGTACAAATTTATTGCCAAAATTCCAACAGGCTGAGTTGTAAATAAGGATAATAAGCATTGTAGTATTGCGCTTGCTGCCGTTCTCATCTCTCAACTGCTCAATAAACgccacaaaacgaaacgctCCGCGAACAAACGGCGTCGGAGTGTCCGTGGACAAGCCCGAACGCCGTGTCCGATTCCAATAGTACCGATGTCCACTAGTGAGCCGGACTCGGCTGGATCCTCTTCACATGGATTAAGAAGGCGTGCAAATCACGGTTTACTGAAGCACACGGAAGCGGCAGCTACATCTACAGCCTCTGCCTCagaagcagaagcagcagtagCCGCTTTGGCTTCGATGATGGAACCACCAGCCAGTATCATCATGAAAGCCGCTGCGGCAGCGGCGGCGGCAGCTGCTAAGGCTGCCGCCGGATCTGTTACCACTAAAGAGGAGCCTGACTGTGGTGAGATGAACGATCGTGTAGCCTCCTCAGTGGATTCGAGTATGGACAGCAGTGCGCTAGCTAGTTGTCTCTCGAGCACAATCTCGTCCTTACGTGGTTCTGGCAATATTGCCACAggaaatggtggtggtggtggaaacaTCAGTGGAGGAGATGATAATCTGTCGGACAATTCGGAATCTACCTCTGGAGCGACGACTACAACGACAACGTCAAGTGTGGCTGCAGCCCAGCTGCtggaaaacctcaaacatcTCAACCATCATAGccacaataacaacaatacGAGCGCGATCAATAACAACAATCCACTACATgctaataacaacaacaataatggCAACCGAAAGCTCTTTGAATGCGATGTCTGCAATATGAAGTTCTCCAACGGGGCGAACATGCGTCGTCACAAGATGCGACACACAGGAGTCAAGCCGTATGAATGCCGAGTCTGTCAAAAACGATTCTTCCGCAAAGACCACCTGGCGGAACACTTCacaacgcacacaaaaacgcTACCTTATCACTGCCCAATCTGTAATCGAGGTTTTCAGCGACAGATTGCGATGCGTGCACATTTTCAAAACGAACACGTTGGCCAGCATGATCTCGTCAAGACATGCCCTCTTTGTAGCTATCGTGCAGGTACAATGAAATCGTTAAGGGTGCACTTTTTTAATCGACACGGCATCGATTTGGATAATCCGGGACCGGGGACGCCATCGTCTCTGTTGCTTGCTCTCGATCAACACAATCCGGCAAACTTGTTACCGGCGGCCTTGGCAGCTATGAACGCGGTCAATGCCTCGTTTGGTGATGGAGGtgcggcggcggcggctgctgcagcagctgccGATACGATGCAACGATCGCTCGATAACGGCACGCCGCCGATGCACTTCCTTACACCGCACGTTGAGATCTCCATGGACAATGCGGATGATGATAACAGCTTACCACTGAACTGCAGCCGGGACGGTTCCGCAGGTGCCGGAGGTTCTGCCGGATGTCAGCAAGACTTACATCAAGGAAACCGATCGCATAATGGGACACCTATGTTACATTCAAATGGTCCCAGTCCTGGCAGCAACAATGATCGCAGCACACCGACAACGTCAACCTCATCCGCAACGATCTCGTCTGCACTGGACATTCAAGCAATTGTGCGACCCTCTAACGGTGGGACACCAACTGTCGCATCATCTGGATCACCGGCTGGTTCACCCCATTCGGCAGACTCAAATGCTCCTTCCAGTTCCCAATCTTCGTCCTCGTCGACGACTACCACGATGCTTCCGACACTAGTACAAAGCTCAAGGCATATTATTTTTGATAACCCTATTACACCATCGATTAGCTTAATACCTATAAAACAGGTAAGTCACGACGGCCACCCATCATGAGGGAGTAGAAATTTGTTTGCATGCTAATATTATCATTTGTACATCGAACATAATGTTATGCTTAACCGATTCAATTTTACGTACAAGGTGTCATTTGCTATatgtaattgaattatttgatACTCCAGGAACCAACAACGAACGATGAGTACAACGATATTAAACCCCGAAGCAGTAGTAGCACAGAACCACCAACCTCAAACAGCAGTAATTCAGCAGAATGTGTTACCCCTTCGTCAAGTTTGACTTCGCTGATCAAGGTATAGTTTTGTGCAGGTTACTCACGTCTTGCTGTGTTTGAAATGGACGAATTTATGTATAGCCTATTTGTACTACATGTTgtttaataaaacacaacattttgttttgttgcaggTATCGCCATTGAAGTCATTGTTGCGAGAAGACCTGAAACGAAGAATCTCGGCACGCGCAACAACCCGCGCCACTCGTAACGGAATGTTGGCTAATAGTTCGCCTATTCCGGCGAGCAGTCCCATTCCGAACAGTTCCAATGTCCTTGCACCCGGTGCTACTCAGGAGAGTGGCAATGGAAGCAACAGTTCAAGCAGTTCTAGCAGCAGCTCCAGCAGTAGCTCCAGTAGCAGTAGCTGTACGGCTGCTATTGCTGTCGCAACTACCTCAAATGGTACGATCACCTCCACCGGGCAGGAAACTGACCTGCTACTATCTCTCACATCCAAGGCGAAGCGAAACTTACAGTGTCTTTTCTGTGGCATTGAGTTCCCAGATCAGACCTTATACTTCCTGCATAAGGGATGCCACAGCGAAAGCAACCCATGGAAGTGCAATATCTGTGGCGAGCAAATGAACAACGTGTATGAGTTCAACTCACATTTGCTCAGTAAAAGTCATCAATGATGTTAAGCGAGGGAAAGGGAAACAGTTTACTGGTgatgtttctctttttctgaTCGCTTACTAAACATTCGACACTCGTAAATCCCACAAACTGCCGTACACTGTCGAGGGCTACCTTGTATAAGAAACCATGGTCATGGCTTCCGATCCAAGATCCAAGAGCCTAGTTTCGTCTTGcatcatttgcaaaacatatgGTAAGCCATCGCTAGGATGTACTAccataataaagaaaaattcgTCCGAGGTATTGTTGTGTATTGTACCTTTAGTAGTGCCGTGCTACGCAGAATACGGCGGTGTGACTGCATACTGCAGTTTGCACTCCTTCAGGTTTCAGAGCGATAAAAGCAATAGGCAAACGAACCAATAGTAGAACGAAACACGTGCCTACAATACCTACACGTGGTAACGAGCACAATACGAGCGGCTCAGTTGTCGTTGTTGTGGTAGGTAAGTTCCGGCAGATTTACAGTCCGTCCAGTAGACTTTAAAGCGAAGTATAAGCAAATAATAGAAACGTGTCGCAATTTGAACACTATCCACGGTATGCAGCATGGGTGTTAAGAGCAGGATTAGAAACAACTGGCAACCCATGTAGGAAAACAATGAAGGAATAGCTAGGTGGAAACCCGCCAAGGATTCATGATTTTCTTATTCGAAGTAGCATCGCACAGCAACGCGTCTGTGAAACATACAGATTATAGCCAAAGCACAAACTATGTGAAACAGGAAATGAATAGCAAGTGGTGAGGAAAATGTATAAGCGTTGGAGACGTCCATCTTCCGTTGTGTTTGCATGCGCCGCAACGCTATCGGTTTTAACGCTGTTACTCGTACAACACTGCAGTTGGTTTTGCAGCATCACTCATTTAAAAACATCGACATTGTTATCGAGCGGCAATTGTAGTCATCTCTTTTGCCATTGGGAAAGTTTGCAACACCAGTAAGCCAACTGCAGTGGTTGGTGGTTGAAAGGTATCAGGTCCTTTTATTTGCATCAcgcattatttaaaaatgcatcTAAATGTGGAAGTGGTCAAGTTGGTAAATTACGAATGATTACGAAATTATCTTCGTTGATTTAACTCGTAAGACCAAGACAAGTCAAGGAAGAAAATTGAGTGGATTCACAGTTGGTCAGACCAAGAGCTGAACACGATCTGAACAGAGGAAACCACCATTTGTGTGCTTCAGTACCACCGTGGCGTAACCGATTTCACtgtaaatgagaaaaaacacacacaaagtcTACCTTtaataatgtaatgtaatattTGAGATTTAGTGTCGCTTGGCATAataagtttttgtttgattttgtttggcCAAGAACCTAGTAATAGATATACAGTAtgtaaatggttttgtttgttgtttgattttgttactTTCTTTATGTCCCTTCCAATTATTTTACATCGGCACACCAACATCACACAACTAGAGAAACAAAGCATTCAACACGATTCAATATTATACTACCAACAGTCTTCTATTTGCTTTGCACAGAGATTCTTTAATTGATATCATCCAAGTGTTTGTCTAACGAGTGATTTCTTGCAGGTATGCAGGTATGTGCATACCtaattatatatatacactTCTTTTGAACGCATATgtctgtatgttttttttgtgtttatatgCATGTGTGTATTATGGAatgtaatgtttgtttgtttttttttctacgattTTCAAAATCCTCATATAACTTGGTTtgcgtgttttgctttttcgttCTTCCATTGCCCCTTGCTCAGCTTCAGTTTGTGTTAGAATTTAGTTTTGTCTAATTGTCTCATGTAAAAAACTACATTAACTTCTATATCAATAAACACCAGAAGGAATAAGATAGGATAGGATCACCGTATTTCTCTCGCTTTggaattggtttttttattagttcagCAACCACTTCCATGTTGTGTCAGGAAATAGGATAGGTACAGTGTTGAAATGAAATCTGTAACAAAGCCTATTTGTTCAAGTTTTATGGTAGGGGCGCATTGTTATACTAGCTAAAAGTTACGAAGGATGTAAACAACTGGACAGGACAAAAATacaattatatttatacaaattctcgttgttgttgttatcgaAGCGTTCGAATCGAAGAGGAAATTTTTGAAGATATGTATAAATCAAAGCAAAATTGTTCCGTTTCCTTAACAGCTCAAATAACGAATCAAAACCCAGATCTAATATAGATTATCCTGACCCAATTTCGTTGTGCATTAGCGTAGTCGCATGAATTAACTCATTAACAAAAGGTTAGATCTAAGTTTTGTACATTTCAATCCAGATTTGGTTTGTCATTCTAAAACAAACTGTACCTTTTAAAATATGCGCATAGTTGTGCGTGATCCAACCACCAAACTAAACTTTCCTCTGTTTATGCCGATACAAATAATTGCATCCCTGTAAATTTTAGTTGCAACTAGAAACCAAAATTAAGACCTCAGCAATATGAACACCATTCAAAGAATGAGTCTTTCTACAATCCCTGTGACATCCAGTTCAAGTTACGAAGTGTATTcgacttttgtttttcgtggTTATGTACATAATTTTGTAATGGATACCCTCATCTGTACGTTTTACATCAATCGCTAATTACAAAATCCATTTTGCTTATTTGCATGATAATTTTcattgttaaacaaaaacctcTATGCAAAGAAATGTactcaaaaattaaatatgtttaacCTTTCTTTACGATCACTCAAAACATGAATGGCATGAAAAGCTCATTGCTCGTATAAGTGTAcagatgcaacaaaaaaacaacacaacattcATAACTTACGCCACTAAACACACGAAACTTGTTACGAACAACAAAATCTACTGAATTGTATCGGCAGGATTACGAAATTACACAACTTTGCCACAGCTTAAGGCAACCtaaaaaaagtacaacaatctcagagaaagagaaagaaatgtagtgaaaagagataaatattttgctagcattaaggaaaaaacaaacaaatgcaaaatgcAGTGCTGCTGAATGCAAAATTTTAGCTTACCTATCAGTACCTAACACTAAATAAATGCAAACCCGAACTATAGAAATCATGGcataaagttataaaaaaaacaaacattttctaaactATTTTATAGATGTTTTGAATAATGGCAACATAATTGACTATCCCACAGTTCAATCCGTGATGAAGCAAGGAGTAAAATTAGCTGGATGTACAGGGATAAtgaaacagcagcaacaaagcGAATGGAAAAGCACTAATATGATGAATTT
The DNA window shown above is from Anopheles funestus chromosome 3RL, idAnoFuneDA-416_04, whole genome shotgun sequence and carries:
- the LOC125769141 gene encoding ikaros family zinc finger protein, which produces MSTSEPDSAGSSSHGLRRRANHGLLKHTEAAATSTASASEAEAAVAALASMMEPPASIIMKAAAAAAAAAAKAAAGSVTTKEEPDCGEMNDRVASSVDSSMDSSALASCLSSTISSLRGSGNIATGNGGGGGNISGGDDNLSDNSESTSGATTTTTTSSVAAAQLLENLKHLNHHSHNNNNTSAINNNNPLHANNNNNNGNRKLFECDVCNMKFSNGANMRRHKMRHTGVKPYECRVCQKRFFRKDHLAEHFTTHTKTLPYHCPICNRGFQRQIAMRAHFQNEHVGQHDLVKTCPLCSYRAGTMKSLRVHFFNRHGIDLDNPGPGTPSSLLLALDQHNPANLLPAALAAMNAVNASFGDGGAAAAAAAAAADTMQRSLDNGTPPMHFLTPHVEISMDNADDDNSLPLNCSRDGSAGAGGSAGCQQDLHQGNRSHNGTPMLHSNGPSPGSNNDRSTPTTSTSSATISSALDIQAIVRPSNGGTPTVASSGSPAGSPHSADSNAPSSSQSSSSSTTTTMLPTLVQSSRHIIFDNPITPSISLIPIKQEPTTNDEYNDIKPRSSSSTEPPTSNSSNSAECVTPSSSLTSLIKVSPLKSLLREDLKRRISARATTRATRNGMLANSSPIPASSPIPNSSNVLAPGATQESGNGSNSSSSSSSSSSSSSSSSSCTAAIAVATTSNGTITSTGQETDLLLSLTSKAKRNLQCLFCGIEFPDQTLYFLHKGCHSESNPWKCNICGEQMNNVYEFNSHLLSKSHQ